In Oncorhynchus kisutch isolate 150728-3 linkage group LG7, Okis_V2, whole genome shotgun sequence, one DNA window encodes the following:
- the LOC109885697 gene encoding homeobox protein EMX1: MFSSVSKRCFMIESLVAKENSQTTEDPIRPTALTYSNTTDAFTSGYQSPNGRSLYQNPELVFHDSVNHPGLTMNPHQLGGGHLQHPSHFFGTQHRDPLNFYPWDLRNRLFGYRFQGNDVSQESLLLHRPFARKPKRIRTAFSPSQLLRLERAFENNHYIVGAERKQLANSLSLSETQVKVWFQNRRTKYKRQKLEEEGPDCHQKKKGNHHIHRWRLVTKHGSSKDIDVGLD; encoded by the exons ATGTTTTCGTCGGTGAGTAAACGTTGTTTTATGATAGAATCATTGGTGGCCAAAGAAAACTCTCAAACCACGGAAGATCCCATCCGACCGACGGCCCTGACTTATTCAAACACCACTGACGCTTTCACGAGCGGGTACCAGAGTCCCAACGGCAGGTCTCTGTATCAGAACCCGGAGCTGGTGTTCCATGATTCGGTCAACCACCCTGGGCTGACCATGAACCCCCACCAGCTAGGAGGGGGCCACCTACAACACCCTTCACACTTCTTTGGGACACAACACCGAGACCCTCTCAACTTCTACCCATGGGATTTACGAAACAGGTTATTCGGATACAGATTTCAAG gAAACGATGTTTCCCAAGAAAGCCTGCTACTCCACCGCCCATTCGCCCGAAAACCCAAGCGCATCCGCACCGCCTTCTCCCCGTCGCAGCTCCTGCGGCTTGAGCGGGCGTTCGAGAATAATCATTACATAGTAGGAGCCGAGAGGAAACAGCTGGCCAACAGTCTCagtctgtctgaaacacag GTGAAGGTGTGGTTCCAGAACAGGAGGACTAAATACAAGAGACAGAAGCTGGAGGAGGAGGGGCCTGACTGTCATCAGAAGAAGAAAGGAAACCACCACATCCACAGATGGAGGCTTGTCACTAAGCACGGCAGCTCCAAGGACATCGACGTCGGACTGGACTAA